From Methanococcus maripaludis, one genomic window encodes:
- a CDS encoding heparan-alpha-glucosaminide N-acetyltransferase, with translation MQKNRYLEIDFVRGIAIILMVISNFVTDLKYFLGYSENLLFWSIFALFVASMFIFISGVSFNISFSKKVASNNLNYKNYFIRFTKLFTIAILITIITGSFLTSGTIYFGIIHFLAISGIFGIIFYRFKKMNLFFAFIFLIIGFLFNGNVLDTPYLLIFGIMPRNFYTLDYFPIFPWFGIYLLGMNFSEKYYKNGVSRYSFEIFKNKFFNKICFLGQNTLFIYIIHQPILVGLLILKYGIFSKIAL, from the coding sequence ATGCAGAAAAACAGGTATTTAGAAATAGACTTTGTTAGGGGAATTGCAATAATACTGATGGTTATTTCAAATTTTGTAACTGATTTAAAATATTTTTTAGGATATTCTGAAAATCTGTTATTCTGGAGTATTTTTGCTCTTTTTGTGGCTTCCATGTTTATATTCATTTCAGGGGTTTCTTTTAACATCAGTTTTTCAAAAAAAGTTGCATCTAATAATTTAAACTATAAAAACTACTTTATTCGTTTTACAAAGCTTTTTACAATTGCAATATTGATAACAATTATTACAGGCAGTTTTTTAACATCCGGAACAATATATTTTGGAATTATACATTTTTTGGCGATTTCAGGGATTTTTGGAATTATATTTTACCGCTTTAAAAAAATGAATCTGTTTTTCGCTTTTATTTTTTTGATTATCGGATTTTTATTTAATGGGAATGTTTTAGATACTCCATATTTACTCATTTTTGGAATAATGCCCCGTAACTTTTACACTCTTGATTACTTTCCGATTTTTCCGTGGTTTGGAATTTACCTACTTGGAATGAATTTTTCAGAAAAATATTATAAAAATGGAGTTTCGAGATATTCATTTGAAATTTTCAAAAATAAATTTTTCAATAAAATATGTTTTTTAGGACAAAACACCCTTTTTATTTACATAATCCACCAGCCGATTCTGGTTGGACTTTTAATTTTAAAATACGGAATATTTTCAAAAATAGCGCTCTAA
- a CDS encoding CBS domain-containing protein has protein sequence MVYAEEYMTKKVHSITPDATVSDIIKLVKETTHDTFPVVVNSKVKGIVSVHDLIGKDESIKVSEFMTSRDEMIVTKPNTKIMDVGRIMFRTGFSKLPVVDENNNILGIITNTDVIRSQIEKTTPKKLKKIVNSYINLGYEVTTKRETIHIDDLVPTQATVYEDELYGRAYELKRGLAEPIIVIKTNKNEKYILVDGHHRAVAACLSNIKELEAHVLEIDTDKQMGIEKTAEKQGLKCLKDIKILDEEKMNCSSAYKLKANILEM, from the coding sequence ATGGTTTATGCAGAAGAGTATATGACAAAAAAAGTTCATTCTATAACTCCTGATGCTACGGTTTCAGATATAATAAAGCTTGTAAAGGAAACTACTCACGATACGTTTCCAGTTGTGGTTAATTCAAAAGTTAAAGGCATTGTTTCAGTTCACGACCTTATCGGAAAGGATGAATCGATTAAAGTAAGTGAATTTATGACTTCAAGGGACGAAATGATCGTTACAAAGCCAAACACCAAGATAATGGATGTTGGACGGATAATGTTTAGAACTGGATTTTCAAAACTTCCTGTAGTTGATGAAAACAATAATATTCTTGGAATTATCACAAATACTGATGTTATAAGGTCGCAAATCGAAAAAACCACGCCAAAAAAGCTCAAAAAAATAGTAAATTCTTACATAAATTTGGGATACGAAGTAACTACAAAGCGAGAAACAATTCATATCGATGATTTGGTTCCAACTCAGGCTACGGTTTACGAAGATGAGCTTTATGGTAGAGCATACGAGTTAAAACGGGGACTTGCTGAACCAATAATTGTTATAAAGACAAATAAAAATGAAAAGTATATTTTAGTCGATGGCCACCACAGGGCAGTAGCTGCATGTCTTTCAAATATAAAAGAACTCGAAGCGCATGTTTTGGAAATAGATACTGATAAACAGATGGGAATCGAAAAAACTGCTGAAAAACAGGGTTTGAAGTGTTTAAAAGATATTAAGATACTCGATGAAGAGAAAATGAATTGCAGTAGTGCATACAAACTCAAGGCAAATATCCTTGAAATGTAA
- a CDS encoding DUF504 domain-containing protein gives MLKELINKLLWHPDYNPEDYNITYLHRGAKNDEKAVPLKNIVIEDSFLVFDETHVPFHRILEIVNLKTGEILYKKR, from the coding sequence ATGCTAAAAGAACTTATAAACAAGTTGTTGTGGCATCCCGACTATAATCCCGAAGATTATAATATAACATATCTTCACAGGGGCGCAAAAAACGATGAAAAAGCAGTCCCTTTAAAAAATATCGTTATTGAAGACTCTTTTCTTGTTTTTGACGAAACACACGTTCCATTTCATAGGATTTTAGAAATTGTAAATTTAAAAACTGGAGAAATACTTTACAAAAAAAGGTAG